The DNA window AGTATTCAATTATGTAATCAAGCCATATTTTCTTAATTACAGATTTATAGTATTCGTACCTTATATCTCCAATCTCTGTTTCTGATATTGCTTCCAAGCATCCTTTGCATAAATGTAAACCTAGCAAATTTATTCCGTTATTTTCTGCGCCATTACATATCTGACAAATAGGCTTCACAAGATCAACTCCTTAAATCAGGTTATCTTAATTATTGCCCTTATAATATATTCTATTCTCATTGCATGGCCATTGTTCTTATTTTTATGATCTAGGGTTGAACTATTATTTCTCCGTACTTGCTTAGCAGGTCTTTTATTTTTTGGTTGGAACTATTATAATAGTATTGCGTCTAACTAATATGAAATAAAATATTTTTAAAGGAGGTAAAACAATGAATATGAAAAAAATAATAGGATTAGTGCTGATAACAGTTCTTGGTTTATCATTGTTTACTGCATGCTCAACAGCTAAAAATACATCTGCTGTAATTGGAGATATTGATTTTGAAGTAGTAGGCTCAGATGTATTAACAGATAGCAAATTAGAAGAATGGTACAATGAAAACTATAAAAAAGAAGGAATTTTTTCTATTGACTCTAAAGAACATAAATACATTTTAGTAGGTGCTGGAGAAGAGCCTACTGGTGGCTATTCTGTAGAGATTACATCTGTAGTTGGAAAAGAAGACTCTATTTCAGTTGATGCTAAGGTAAATGCTCCAACTCCAGAGCAAATGGTTACTGAGGCTATAACTTATCCAAATACATTAATAAGAATTTCAAAGGATTCAAGAAAAGTAGAGTTCGGAGAATTCCTAAAAGCTGTTGTAGAAGAAGATTCTGAAGATACTGTTGAGGGAACAGGAATATTCGTTGGACTTGCTGACAGCAATTCCTGCGAAATAAAAGTAGATGGCGAAGCTACTCCATTTAGACTTTCAGAAGAAGTAAAGGAAGCTGCAGGAAGCTTAGAGATGAACCAAAAAGTAAAATTCTCTTATTACTTAAATGAATATGAGCAGATGGTTATTACAGAAATTGAAATAATAGAAGATTAGATTAGTAAGTAGTAGGGGTCAGGCTTTTGTGATTTTATTACAAAAGCCTGACCCCTACTATATTACTATAGAAAAAAGTACTTTTTCTTGATATAATGTAAAAATAGAAACTTATTTTGTATCTTTTGTATTTTGTTGTAAATTTTTGTAATGGAGATGATAATATGACAGTCATGCTGTTAGTTTTACTCCTCATTCCTATTTTTGCATTTCATGTGTATATTTTTGTTGACGTGGTTAGCTCTCTTAAAGTACCTATAAATAAAACGTCAACAAACATGGAAACTGCTCCCTTTGACAATGAAAGAGCTTCAAGAAAAGCTAATATAAGAGTCATAAAATAATACAGCCTAGGATATCACTGTCCTAGGCTGTATTGTTTATTCATCTAATATACTTTTTTCACTTTCATAAATAGGAACTTCTTTTTCCTCAACTTCTTCATGCTTACTGCTAGCTGTTAAGGACACTATTACTTCATCTAGCTCCGTAAATATTTCATAGTTTTCATCCTTAGAAATATCAAGGTCTGAAAGTTTTATTACATCTCCAAATTCAAGATTAGAAACATCCACAGTGACGTATTGAGGGATAAATTTAGGTAAACATTGTAGTTCTACTTCCATAAGCTGCTGTTCTATAACTCCTGATGTCCTTACTTCTACAGACTCTCTTCCTTGAACAGCTACTGGTATACGAAGTCTAACTTTTTTGTCAGCTGATAGCTTCTGAAAATCCACATGTAATACAATATCTTTTATTGGATGCCTTTGTACCTCTTTAATCAGTACAGGAGTTATTTCATCTGCTATTTCTAAATCAATTGTTCCAGTACTTCCGTATCTGTTTATAATTCTATTTAACTCTTTATTCTCAAGCTTAATAGATTGAGTGTCTTCACCCTGGCTATATATTACCCCTGGAATATATCCTTCTGCTCTAAGTTTGCTACAATTTCTTCTTCCAGCATTGTTTCTAATTTCCGCTTTTAATTTAGCTTCTTTCATGTTGATTCCTCCCTTAGTTTTTTTGTCCTTATATATATTAAACCAGAAAATTTATGAAATTTCAAATTTTCTATTTTTTTATAATATATATTGAAGGACTATAAGCAATATGACACCAGGTACACCTAAAAGACCTGCTATAATGGCTGTTATTGGATTGATAGCTATATGCACACCTATAAATCCTCCTAATAAGTTAACTAAGAACAAGAGAACTCCACCTATTACACCATTTATTATTAATTTTACTAAGTATCTTATCGGAATAATGAGAATCCATCCTATAAAATATAAAAGTATTAAGCCCGCAGCATAAGCAAGTATAACACTTAACTCTATATCCAAACCCATAATTATCACCTCTATATTAGAATATTATGTTCTACATTATCTAATATATAAGCTTTAAGGGACAAATATTACAAGCTATTATCTACATTTTCAGCTTTAATTCCCATCTTCTTCGCTTGTTTTAATAAATAAACATATTTTGTTTTTGAAGCCTGCATTTTGTATATTGCATAGTCTATTAAATCAGACTCCGTCACGCTTTGAAAATATAGTTCTGCATCATGCCATTCCTCATGGGCTTGATTTAGCTGCTCCAAGAACTTTTCATACTCATTAATTTCATTTGCTACAAAATTATTCTTTAGTCTACCTAGAAAGCGATTAATATTTTTGTGAAATTCTGTAGCCCTTACCTCCTTATTTTTAAATTTATCCACATCTATACCCCTTTCCCACTAAATAATTGTTATAATTATTAACTTTTTGTGGATAAGTTATACTCTTCAAGTTCTGTTGTACACATAATGTATATGATTGCTTTAGGAGAATAATGAGCCATAATGAAAATGATTTTTATAGATACAAAAAACTATGAGCTAACAAAAAATGAGCGTTCATTTCATCACGCTCATTTTTTGTCAGCTCAGCATATTAAAAATACTTCTAACTAGTTGGCTTGTTTTTCAGCCATATCGCCTATTATAGGAAGCTTAAAATACTCATATTTGTATGCCTTAATCATCAGTATAATCCATAGTATCAAGCTAAGAGGTCCTATAATTAGAGATATAATCCATCCAACAATAGGTATAAAGCCTAGTATAAATGATAATACCATAAGTCCAATACTATAAATAATCGACTGCATTGCATGGAATTTTACAAATTTACTGTCTTTCTCTAGTACATAAAAAATAATTCCTGTAATAAATCCTAAAACATAGCTTAATAGTGCAGCAATATTTTCTTCCATTCCTAATGAGCTTTTTTCTTTGTCTGAAGCTTTATTATCGTTATCCATTTTTAACACCTCCTATTAATTTTTATTTAGCAGCATACGAAATTATGCAATACTCCCTATATTTTCATATTATACCTTTTTTGATTAATATATCAATATTTGAATTATCAGTTTAATATTTTTCGAAAAAAATAGATTAATAAAGTTTTTTCTAAAACAAAAATAGCAGGTTTCCCTGCTATTTCATTTTAGATTTCTCTAGTTTCTCTCTTAAGCCATTCTTTTTCTTCATCATTTAGATATGGATATAGCTTTTCATATACATCTTTATGGTAGTTATTGAGCCAATCCTTTTCTATGTCAGTTAATAAGTTAGACTCAACTCCATCCAAATCTATTGGACAATAGGATAATACTTCGAACTTCATGAATTGTCCTGAATCAGTTAATTGGTCTTCAGCTACTAAGAGTACATTTTCTGTACGTATTCCGTGTTTTCCTTCCTTGTATACACC is part of the Proteiniborus sp. MB09-C3 genome and encodes:
- a CDS encoding 50S ribosomal protein L25, coding for MKEAKLKAEIRNNAGRRNCSKLRAEGYIPGVIYSQGEDTQSIKLENKELNRIINRYGSTGTIDLEIADEITPVLIKEVQRHPIKDIVLHVDFQKLSADKKVRLRIPVAVQGRESVEVRTSGVIEQQLMEVELQCLPKFIPQYVTVDVSNLEFGDVIKLSDLDISKDENYEIFTELDEVIVSLTASSKHEEVEEKEVPIYESEKSILDE
- a CDS encoding sigma factor G inhibitor Gin, with amino-acid sequence MKPICQICNGAENNGINLLGLHLCKGCLEAISETEIGDIRYEYYKSVIKKIWLDYIIEYC
- a CDS encoding DUF4870 domain-containing protein; its protein translation is MDNDNKASDKEKSSLGMEENIAALLSYVLGFITGIIFYVLEKDSKFVKFHAMQSIIYSIGLMVLSFILGFIPIVGWIISLIIGPLSLILWIILMIKAYKYEYFKLPIIGDMAEKQAN
- a CDS encoding protease complex subunit PrcB family protein; the encoded protein is MNMKKIIGLVLITVLGLSLFTACSTAKNTSAVIGDIDFEVVGSDVLTDSKLEEWYNENYKKEGIFSIDSKEHKYILVGAGEEPTGGYSVEITSVVGKEDSISVDAKVNAPTPEQMVTEAITYPNTLIRISKDSRKVEFGEFLKAVVEEDSEDTVEGTGIFVGLADSNSCEIKVDGEATPFRLSEEVKEAAGSLEMNQKVKFSYYLNEYEQMVITEIEIIED
- a CDS encoding DUF2508 family protein translates to MDKFKNKEVRATEFHKNINRFLGRLKNNFVANEINEYEKFLEQLNQAHEEWHDAELYFQSVTESDLIDYAIYKMQASKTKYVYLLKQAKKMGIKAENVDNSL
- a CDS encoding pro-sigmaK processing inhibitor BofA family protein codes for the protein MGLDIELSVILAYAAGLILLYFIGWILIIPIRYLVKLIINGVIGGVLLFLVNLLGGFIGVHIAINPITAIIAGLLGVPGVILLIVLQYIL